One stretch of Roseimicrobium sp. ORNL1 DNA includes these proteins:
- a CDS encoding polysaccharide deacetylase family protein, giving the protein MKTLILLLCLSVSLSMAQAQTAPPRLLVRADDMGYSHAGNEAILKTYKEGIATSVEVIVPSPWFPEAVAMLTEHLEVDVGIHLCLSSEWDNVKWRPLTECPSLRDADGYFFPMIFPNKNYPGRAIAENKWKLEEIEKEFRAQIELALKKIPRISHVTHHMGCSELNSEVSSMAQRLASEYKLALGPGSLGVKRVSYQGPKGTSEEKISSFIKMLEGLEAGKTYLFVDHPGLDVPEVRAIHHIGYENVAVDRQGVTDTFTSPQVREAIKARGIQLIGYRDLKR; this is encoded by the coding sequence ATGAAAACACTCATCCTGCTCCTGTGCCTGTCGGTGAGCCTGAGCATGGCCCAAGCTCAAACTGCACCTCCGCGTCTGCTCGTTCGCGCAGATGACATGGGCTATTCCCACGCGGGGAACGAGGCCATCCTGAAAACCTACAAGGAGGGTATTGCGACCTCCGTGGAAGTGATCGTGCCCTCTCCCTGGTTTCCTGAGGCTGTGGCGATGCTCACCGAGCATCTCGAGGTCGATGTTGGCATTCATCTTTGCCTGAGCAGCGAATGGGACAACGTGAAGTGGCGGCCTCTCACGGAGTGCCCCAGCCTGCGCGATGCGGACGGCTATTTCTTCCCCATGATCTTCCCGAACAAGAACTATCCGGGACGTGCGATCGCGGAGAATAAGTGGAAGCTCGAAGAAATTGAAAAGGAGTTCCGCGCCCAGATTGAACTGGCTCTGAAAAAGATCCCCCGCATCAGCCATGTAACACATCACATGGGATGCTCGGAGCTGAACAGTGAAGTCTCATCCATGGCACAACGGTTGGCGAGCGAATACAAGCTTGCTCTTGGGCCGGGTAGTCTGGGAGTGAAACGAGTCAGCTATCAGGGGCCGAAAGGGACCTCTGAAGAGAAGATTTCCAGCTTCATCAAGATGCTCGAAGGCCTCGAGGCAGGGAAGACCTATCTCTTCGTGGATCACCCCGGTCTGGATGTGCCGGAGGTGCGGGCCATCCATCACATTGGCTATGAGAACGTGGCTGTGGACCGTCAGGGGGTGACCGATACCTTCACCAGTCCCCAAGTGCGTGAGGCCATCAAAGCCCGGGGTATCCAGTTGATCGGCTACCGCGACCTGAAGCGGTAG
- a CDS encoding SDR family oxidoreductase produces the protein MNTPSFSLADRVAFVSGTSRGLGERFALTLAQAGADLVLTSRTLKSLDDIKKRIEDMGRKVLPLELDVRSLDSIVNAVQEAKACFSKLDILVCNAGCNVRKPAVDVTWDDWNLILDTNLRGSFFLAQQAAKELMIPAQYGRVILIGSVTCVAGYAGLAPYGASRGGVKQMAMALADDWGVHGITVNVLAPGWFKTAQNAVMYQDAEWVEYLSDRIPLKRPGSMDDLEGPLVFLASEESRYVTAQTLLVDGGISGGATRALPKKK, from the coding sequence ATGAACACCCCTTCCTTCTCTCTCGCGGATCGTGTCGCCTTTGTTTCCGGAACTTCCCGCGGTCTGGGAGAGCGGTTCGCCCTCACGCTGGCGCAGGCGGGGGCGGATCTGGTGCTGACGAGCCGCACGCTGAAGTCGCTCGATGACATCAAGAAGCGCATCGAGGACATGGGGCGCAAGGTGCTGCCGCTGGAGCTGGACGTACGTTCGCTGGACAGCATCGTGAACGCCGTGCAGGAGGCCAAAGCCTGCTTCAGCAAGCTGGACATCCTGGTGTGCAACGCCGGCTGCAATGTGCGCAAGCCCGCCGTGGATGTGACCTGGGATGACTGGAACCTGATTCTCGATACCAACCTGCGCGGCTCCTTCTTCCTCGCCCAGCAGGCCGCCAAGGAACTCATGATCCCCGCGCAGTACGGCCGTGTGATCCTCATCGGCTCCGTGACCTGCGTGGCAGGTTACGCCGGTCTGGCCCCCTACGGCGCCAGCCGCGGCGGCGTGAAGCAGATGGCCATGGCCCTCGCGGATGACTGGGGTGTCCACGGCATCACCGTGAACGTGCTGGCTCCCGGCTGGTTTAAGACGGCCCAGAACGCCGTCATGTACCAGGACGCCGAATGGGTGGAGTACCTCAGCGACCGCATCCCGCTCAAGCGCCCCGGCTCCATGGACGACCTCGAAGGGCCACTCGTCTTCCTCGCGAGCGAGGAAAGCCGTTACGTGACCGCCCAGACCCTGCTGGTGGACGGCGGCATCAGCGGCGGCGCCACCCGTGCCCTGCCGAAGAAGAAGTAA